One region of Paucibacter aquatile genomic DNA includes:
- a CDS encoding SET domain-containing protein: MTQAARKKSAPASAPAAKPAQPAKAAAGKGRRIQVRNSGVHGRGVYALAPIKAGEVIIEYTGELISWDEAMERHPHDPKQPNHTFYFHIEDGRVIDALYGGNSSRWINHSCEPNCETDEIKGRVFIKALQDLSPGEELFYDYGLTIDERYTPKLKKEFACYCGSPFCRGTMLAPKR; this comes from the coding sequence ATGACGCAAGCCGCTCGCAAAAAGTCTGCCCCGGCCTCGGCCCCGGCTGCCAAGCCCGCCCAGCCTGCCAAGGCCGCAGCGGGCAAGGGTCGGCGCATCCAGGTCCGCAATTCCGGTGTGCATGGGCGCGGAGTCTATGCGCTGGCGCCGATCAAGGCGGGCGAAGTCATCATCGAATACACGGGTGAGCTCATCAGTTGGGACGAGGCCATGGAGCGCCACCCCCACGATCCCAAGCAGCCCAACCACACCTTCTACTTCCACATCGAGGACGGCCGCGTCATCGATGCCCTCTACGGCGGCAACAGCTCGCGCTGGATCAACCACTCCTGCGAGCCCAACTGCGAGACCGACGAGATCAAGGGCCGCGTCTTCATCAAGGCCCTGCAAGACCTGTCCCCCGGTGAAGAGTTGTTTTATGACTACGGCCTCACCATCGACGAGCGCTACACCCCGAAGCTGAAGAAAGAGTTCGCCTGCTACTGCGGCAGCCCCTTCTGCCGTGGCACCATGCTGGCGCCCAAACGCTGA
- a CDS encoding biotin--[acetyl-CoA-carboxylase] ligase: MSLSERSHLDWKAEALWQDLTPLLPGISIEVLARTASTNTALLERVRSQAQQGTESRYGRRAHDMQPCLLVAEHQTHGRGRQGRAWLSSPGASLTFSLGLPLDLADWGGLSLAIGCAIAEALEPSSCLAAGQRPRLELKWPNDLWLDGRKLGGILIETVPAGEQRMVIIGVGLNIQALAGEPDTQPGATFNTGFASLSEFDATLDGPTVLARIAPAMARCLRDFPQGGFAAWTEAYARRDLTLGQPVSAGALEGIARGVAADGSLQVDTAQGLQSVSAGEVSLRLSTPPAAPATGR, encoded by the coding sequence ATGAGCCTCTCCGAACGCAGCCATCTCGACTGGAAAGCCGAAGCCCTCTGGCAAGACCTGACCCCCTTGCTGCCCGGCATCAGCATCGAAGTGCTGGCCCGCACCGCCTCCACCAATACCGCCCTGCTGGAGCGGGTGCGCAGCCAGGCCCAGCAAGGCACGGAAAGCCGCTACGGCCGCCGCGCCCACGACATGCAGCCCTGCCTGCTGGTGGCCGAGCACCAGACCCACGGCCGCGGCCGCCAAGGCCGCGCCTGGCTGTCCAGCCCCGGCGCCTCGCTGACCTTCTCCCTGGGCCTGCCGCTGGATCTGGCCGACTGGGGTGGCCTGTCCCTGGCCATCGGCTGCGCGATTGCCGAGGCCCTGGAACCCAGCAGCTGCCTGGCCGCCGGCCAGCGGCCGCGGCTGGAACTGAAGTGGCCCAATGATTTGTGGCTGGATGGCCGCAAGCTGGGCGGCATCCTGATCGAGACCGTGCCCGCCGGCGAGCAGCGCATGGTCATCATCGGCGTGGGCCTGAACATCCAGGCCCTGGCCGGCGAGCCCGACACCCAGCCCGGCGCCACCTTCAACACCGGCTTTGCCTCGCTGAGCGAGTTCGATGCCACGCTGGACGGCCCCACCGTCCTGGCCCGCATCGCCCCGGCCATGGCGCGCTGCCTGCGCGACTTCCCGCAGGGCGGCTTTGCGGCCTGGACCGAGGCCTATGCCCGGCGTGACCTGACCTTGGGCCAGCCCGTCAGCGCCGGCGCCCTGGAAGGCATCGCCCGCGGCGTGGCCGCCGATGGTTCGCTGCAGGTCGACACGGCCCAGGGCCTGCAAAGCGTCAGCGCCGGTGAAGTCAGCCTGCGCCTGAGCACGCCGCCCGCCGCCCCGGCCACCGGCCGCTGA
- a CDS encoding S8 family peptidase: MKTTPLGLSLCLSLLAIAWAPTVPAQTAPLVAAAAAEAQARVIVRFKPAAASVRAKAMSVSMSRSAAMDVAQTRATGLGLRSGLNARTRQGLRALRSLDERTHVIVASGISSAALAQQLALDSEVEMAVVDQRRRHTRLPNDPFYATALPSGPSVGQWYLKPPSSVPGEVVSSINAPAAWDINTGHSSIVVAVLDTGIRKDHPELAAQIVGGYDMVGLNSSSAQATATANDGDGADADASDPGDWVSQADINAGTLGSSCDASDIGNSSWHGTRVAGLIAAASNNGAGMAGVAWGVKILPVRVLGKCGGYDSDIIAGMQWAAGVAVPGLPSNPNPAKVLNMSLGGSGACGTTGTGQLYRNAISAVTARGASIVVAAGNSEGLAVGLPGNCPGVITVTGLRHVGSKVGFSSIGPEVSIAAPGGNCVNLSGACLYPMFSTTNSGTTTPVVGDAAYTNNGASVGTSFSTPVVAGTVALMLSVRPSMTPAEVLSTLRSTARPFVTSGGTAGIPQCTAPTSATQDECYCTTSTCGAGMLDAGAAVAAARAANGAVIQIVSTPSTPLAGNPLSLSASSSTLGTGRSIASAAWTLSSGGGIVSAFSAGANTQTVTLTPSGAGSFSVSLQLIDDLGTVHTSTRTITVSAVGSTAQTIAFTAPSGLVFGQAPSSLVATASSGLPVSFSSSTSAVCTVSGSSLTLVAGGTCTVVASQAGSSVFAAAPSVSRSFTVSPASQSISFPAVADQVLGTAAPALAATASSGLSVSFESSTPGVCTVSGTSLSLLSSGVCTVLAKQAGNSSYQAAADVARSFNVAGTPQTIAFSAIANQTLGTAMPALAATASSGLAVSYSSSTTAVCTVSGTAVSLLTAGTCTLTASQAGNASFAAASPVSQSFTVSAASGTTPGGSTSSGGGGGGGGAFSGLWLALLALAAWALRSGTAERGEMSRRSAAAAGRA; encoded by the coding sequence ATGAAAACCACCCCCCTCGGCCTGAGCCTTTGCCTTTCACTGCTGGCCATCGCCTGGGCCCCCACGGTGCCTGCGCAGACCGCGCCGCTGGTGGCTGCTGCGGCTGCCGAAGCGCAAGCCCGCGTCATCGTGCGCTTCAAGCCCGCGGCGGCCAGCGTGCGGGCCAAGGCCATGTCGGTGTCCATGAGCCGCAGCGCGGCCATGGATGTGGCGCAGACCCGCGCCACCGGCCTGGGCCTGCGCAGCGGCCTCAATGCCCGCACGCGCCAGGGCCTGCGCGCGCTACGCAGCCTGGATGAGCGCACCCATGTCATCGTTGCCAGCGGCATCAGCTCGGCCGCCCTGGCCCAGCAGCTGGCGCTCGATTCGGAAGTGGAAATGGCCGTGGTCGATCAGCGCCGCCGTCACACCCGCCTGCCCAACGACCCCTTCTACGCCACCGCCCTGCCCAGCGGTCCCAGCGTCGGCCAGTGGTACCTGAAGCCCCCGAGCAGCGTGCCTGGCGAGGTGGTGTCCAGCATCAATGCGCCGGCCGCCTGGGACATCAACACCGGCCACAGCAGCATCGTCGTGGCCGTGCTGGACACCGGCATTCGCAAAGACCACCCCGAGCTGGCGGCCCAGATCGTCGGCGGCTACGACATGGTGGGCCTGAACTCATCGAGTGCCCAGGCCACGGCCACCGCCAACGACGGCGATGGCGCCGATGCCGACGCCTCCGACCCCGGCGACTGGGTCAGCCAGGCCGACATCAATGCCGGCACCCTGGGCAGCAGTTGCGACGCCAGCGACATCGGCAACAGCTCCTGGCATGGCACGCGCGTGGCCGGCCTGATCGCCGCCGCCTCCAACAACGGCGCCGGCATGGCCGGCGTGGCTTGGGGCGTGAAGATCCTGCCGGTGCGCGTGCTGGGCAAATGCGGCGGCTACGACTCCGACATCATTGCCGGCATGCAATGGGCGGCCGGCGTGGCCGTGCCCGGCCTGCCCAGCAATCCCAACCCCGCCAAGGTGCTGAACATGAGCCTGGGCGGCAGCGGTGCCTGCGGCACCACGGGCACCGGCCAGCTGTACCGCAATGCCATCAGCGCCGTCACCGCGCGTGGCGCCAGCATCGTCGTCGCCGCCGGCAACAGCGAGGGCCTGGCGGTCGGCCTGCCGGGCAACTGCCCCGGCGTGATCACGGTCACCGGCCTGCGCCATGTCGGCAGCAAGGTCGGCTTCTCCAGCATCGGCCCCGAGGTCAGCATCGCAGCCCCGGGCGGCAACTGCGTGAACCTCAGCGGCGCCTGCCTCTACCCCATGTTCAGCACCACCAACAGCGGCACGACCACGCCGGTGGTGGGGGATGCGGCCTACACCAACAACGGCGCTTCGGTGGGCACCAGCTTTTCCACCCCGGTGGTGGCCGGCACCGTGGCCCTGATGCTCTCGGTGCGCCCGAGCATGACGCCGGCCGAGGTGCTGAGCACCTTGCGCAGCACCGCACGCCCCTTTGTCACCAGCGGCGGCACGGCCGGCATCCCGCAATGCACGGCGCCGACCTCGGCCACCCAGGACGAGTGCTACTGCACCACCAGCACCTGCGGTGCCGGCATGCTGGACGCCGGTGCGGCCGTGGCCGCGGCGCGGGCCGCCAATGGCGCGGTGATCCAGATCGTCAGCACCCCGAGCACGCCGCTGGCCGGCAATCCGCTGAGCCTGAGCGCCAGCAGCAGCACCTTGGGCACCGGCCGTAGCATCGCCAGCGCCGCCTGGACGCTGAGCTCGGGCGGCGGCATCGTCAGCGCTTTCAGCGCCGGCGCCAACACGCAAACCGTCACCCTCACGCCCAGCGGCGCCGGCAGCTTCAGCGTCAGCTTGCAGCTGATCGACGACCTGGGCACGGTTCACACCAGCACCCGGACAATCACGGTCTCGGCCGTTGGCAGCACGGCTCAGACGATTGCCTTCACGGCGCCCAGCGGCCTGGTGTTCGGCCAGGCGCCCAGCAGCCTGGTGGCCACCGCCAGCTCGGGCCTGCCGGTCAGTTTCAGCAGCAGCACGTCTGCGGTCTGCACGGTCAGTGGCAGCAGCCTGACCCTGGTGGCGGGCGGCACCTGCACCGTGGTGGCCAGCCAGGCCGGCAGCTCCGTGTTTGCCGCGGCCCCTTCGGTCAGCCGCAGCTTCACGGTCTCGCCCGCGAGCCAGAGCATCAGCTTCCCGGCCGTGGCCGATCAAGTCCTGGGCACGGCGGCCCCGGCCCTGGCTGCAACGGCCAGCTCGGGCCTGAGTGTCAGCTTTGAAAGCAGCACGCCGGGCGTGTGTACGGTCAGCGGCACGTCTTTGAGTCTGCTCAGTTCCGGCGTTTGCACGGTGCTGGCCAAGCAGGCCGGCAACAGCAGCTACCAGGCTGCGGCCGACGTGGCGCGCAGCTTCAATGTGGCCGGCACGCCGCAGACCATCGCCTTCTCAGCCATCGCCAACCAGACCCTGGGCACGGCCATGCCGGCCCTGGCGGCCACGGCCAGCTCGGGCCTGGCGGTCAGTTACAGCTCCAGCACGACGGCGGTCTGCACGGTCAGCGGCACTGCGGTGTCGCTTCTGACGGCGGGCACCTGCACGCTGACGGCCAGCCAGGCCGGCAATGCCAGCTTTGCGGCTGCCAGCCCGGTGTCGCAGAGCTTCACGGTATCGGCCGCCTCGGGCACGACGCCGGGAGGCAGCACCAGCTCGGGCGGTGGAGGTGGTGGTGGCGGCGCTTTCAGCGGCCTGTGGCTGGCCCTGCTGGCGCTGGCGGCCTGGGCTTTGCGCTCGGGTACCGCGGAGCGCGGTGAAATGAGCCGTCGCTCAGCGGCCGCCGCTGGTCGGGCTTGA
- the gap gene encoding type I glyceraldehyde-3-phosphate dehydrogenase — MTIKIGINGFGRIGRMVFRAAIANFKEIEVVGINDLLEPDYLAYMLKYDSVHGKFDGEVSVDGNTLVVNGKAIRLTQERDPANLKWNEVGADIVVEATGLFLDKASGEKHLAAGAKKVVFSAPSKDDTPMFVFGVNHNTYAGQAIISNASCTTNCLAPLAKVLNDKWGIKRGLMTTVHAATATQKTVDGPSNKDWRGGRGILENIIPSSTGAAKAVGVVIPELNKKLTGMSFRVPTSDVSVVDLTVELNNEASYKDICAEFKAQSEGALKGVLGYTEEKVVATDFRGDARTSIFDADAGIALDGTFVKLVAWYDNEWGYSNKVLEMVRVIAK, encoded by the coding sequence ATGACGATCAAGATCGGTATCAACGGCTTCGGCCGCATCGGCCGCATGGTGTTCCGCGCTGCCATCGCCAACTTCAAGGAAATCGAAGTGGTCGGCATCAACGACCTGCTCGAGCCTGACTATCTGGCCTACATGCTCAAGTACGACAGCGTGCACGGCAAGTTCGACGGCGAAGTCTCGGTGGACGGCAACACCCTGGTTGTCAATGGCAAGGCCATCCGCCTGACCCAGGAGCGTGATCCCGCCAACCTGAAGTGGAACGAAGTCGGCGCCGACATCGTCGTCGAAGCCACCGGCCTGTTCCTGGACAAGGCTTCGGGCGAAAAGCACCTGGCCGCTGGCGCCAAGAAGGTTGTGTTCTCGGCACCGTCGAAGGACGACACCCCGATGTTCGTGTTCGGTGTGAACCACAACACCTACGCCGGCCAGGCCATCATCTCCAACGCCTCGTGCACCACCAACTGCCTGGCCCCCCTGGCCAAGGTGCTGAACGACAAGTGGGGCATCAAGCGCGGCCTGATGACCACTGTGCACGCCGCCACCGCCACGCAAAAGACCGTGGACGGCCCGAGCAACAAGGACTGGCGCGGTGGCCGCGGCATCCTGGAAAACATCATCCCCTCGAGCACCGGCGCAGCCAAGGCCGTGGGCGTGGTGATCCCCGAGCTGAACAAGAAGCTGACCGGCATGAGCTTCCGCGTGCCGACCTCCGACGTCTCGGTGGTGGACCTGACCGTCGAGCTAAACAATGAAGCCTCGTACAAGGACATCTGCGCCGAGTTCAAGGCCCAGTCTGAAGGCGCACTGAAGGGCGTGCTGGGGTACACCGAAGAGAAGGTCGTGGCGACCGACTTCCGCGGCGACGCCCGCACCTCCATCTTCGACGCCGACGCCGGCATCGCCCTGGACGGCACCTTCGTCAAGCTGGTGGCCTGGTACGACAACGAGTGGGGCTACTCGAACAAGGTGCTCGAGATGGTGCGCGTCATCGCCAAGTGA
- the tkt gene encoding transketolase, with product MATTAARNPTLMANAIRALAMDAVQQANSGHPGAPMGMADIAVALWSRHLRHNPANPQWANRDRFVLSNGHGSMLIYALLHLSGYELPIEELKAFRQLHSKTPGHPEVGITPGVETTTGPLGQGITNAVGLALAEKMLAKEFNIDEHQVVDHHTYVFLGDGCLMEGISHEAASLAGAWKLNKLIAIYDDNGISIDGQVAPWFADNTAQRFEAYGWNVVGPVDGHDVDAVDAAIAEAKKSSVKPTLVIAKTHIGKGSPNRANTAKAHGEPLGNEEIKLTREQLGWAHEPFVIPQEVYADWDAKAAGAALESAWDERFDAYATAHPELAAEFARRMAGVLPANFAQTAVDAVVAAHGKAETVASRKASQIALEAFTAAVPELLGGSADLTGSNLTNTKSTPAFRVEADGSSNGGRHINYGVREFGMAAIMNGVALHGGYIPYGGTFLTFSDYSRNAIRMAALMKQRVIHVFTHDSIGLGEDGPTHQSIEHVASLRLIPGLDVWRPADTTETVVAWTMAIGNAQRPSVLALSRQNLPYAPKTAVDDIAKGAYVLSEPSDAGLKKKARGVIIATGSEVQLALAAQATLAQQGIPVRVVSMPSTTVFDRQDLTYKKAVLPEGLPRVAVEMGVSDGWWKYGVAAVVGIDSYGESAPAPVLFKHFGFTAENVVDTVKVALGVAKLKGGKKR from the coding sequence ATGGCAACTACCGCTGCTCGCAACCCCACCCTGATGGCCAACGCCATTCGCGCACTGGCCATGGACGCCGTGCAGCAAGCCAACTCGGGCCACCCGGGCGCGCCCATGGGCATGGCCGACATCGCCGTGGCCCTGTGGAGCCGCCATCTGCGTCACAACCCGGCCAACCCGCAATGGGCCAACCGTGACCGCTTCGTGCTGTCCAACGGCCACGGTTCGATGCTGATTTACGCCCTGCTGCATCTGTCGGGCTATGAGCTGCCGATCGAAGAGCTCAAGGCCTTCCGCCAGCTGCACAGCAAGACCCCGGGCCACCCGGAAGTGGGCATCACCCCGGGCGTGGAAACGACCACCGGCCCGCTGGGTCAGGGCATCACCAATGCCGTGGGTCTGGCCTTGGCCGAGAAAATGCTGGCCAAGGAATTCAACATCGACGAGCACCAGGTCGTCGACCACCACACCTATGTGTTCCTGGGTGACGGCTGCCTGATGGAAGGTATCAGCCACGAAGCCGCCTCGCTGGCCGGCGCCTGGAAGCTGAACAAGCTGATCGCCATTTACGACGACAACGGCATCTCCATCGACGGCCAGGTCGCCCCCTGGTTCGCCGACAACACCGCCCAGCGTTTCGAAGCCTATGGCTGGAACGTGGTCGGCCCGGTGGACGGCCATGATGTCGACGCCGTCGACGCCGCCATTGCCGAAGCCAAGAAGAGCAGCGTCAAGCCGACCCTGGTGATCGCCAAGACCCATATCGGCAAGGGCTCGCCGAACCGCGCCAACACTGCCAAGGCCCACGGCGAGCCGCTGGGTAACGAGGAAATCAAGCTGACTCGCGAGCAGCTGGGCTGGGCGCACGAGCCCTTCGTGATCCCGCAAGAGGTGTATGCCGACTGGGATGCCAAGGCCGCGGGTGCTGCTCTGGAGTCCGCCTGGGACGAGCGTTTCGACGCCTACGCCACCGCTCACCCCGAGCTGGCCGCCGAGTTCGCCCGCCGCATGGCCGGCGTGCTGCCTGCCAACTTCGCCCAGACCGCCGTCGACGCCGTGGTCGCGGCCCACGGCAAGGCCGAAACGGTCGCCAGCCGCAAGGCCAGCCAGATCGCCCTGGAAGCCTTCACCGCCGCCGTGCCTGAACTGCTGGGCGGCTCGGCCGACCTGACCGGCTCCAACCTGACCAACACCAAGTCGACCCCGGCCTTCCGCGTCGAGGCCGATGGCAGCAGCAACGGCGGCCGCCACATCAACTACGGCGTGCGCGAGTTCGGCATGGCCGCCATCATGAACGGCGTGGCCCTGCACGGCGGCTACATCCCCTACGGCGGCACCTTCCTGACCTTCAGCGACTACAGCCGCAATGCCATCCGCATGGCCGCGCTGATGAAGCAGCGCGTCATCCATGTGTTCACCCACGATTCCATCGGCCTGGGCGAAGACGGCCCGACCCACCAGTCGATCGAGCATGTCGCCTCGCTGCGCCTGATCCCGGGCCTGGATGTCTGGCGCCCGGCCGACACCACCGAAACCGTGGTCGCCTGGACCATGGCCATCGGCAACGCCCAGCGCCCCAGCGTGCTGGCCCTGTCGCGCCAGAACCTGCCCTACGCACCCAAGACCGCCGTCGATGACATCGCCAAGGGCGCTTACGTGCTGAGCGAGCCCAGCGATGCCGGCCTGAAGAAGAAGGCCCGTGGCGTCATCATCGCCACCGGCTCCGAAGTGCAGCTGGCTCTGGCGGCGCAAGCCACCCTGGCCCAGCAAGGCATCCCGGTGCGCGTGGTCTCCATGCCCTCGACCACCGTGTTCGACCGCCAGGACCTGACCTACAAGAAGGCCGTGCTGCCGGAAGGCCTGCCGCGCGTCGCAGTGGAAATGGGCGTCAGCGATGGCTGGTGGAAGTACGGCGTCGCCGCCGTCGTCGGCATCGACAGCTACGGCGAATCCGCCCCCGCCCCGGTGCTGTTCAAGCACTTCGGCTTCACCGCCGAGAACGTGGTCGACACGGTCAAGGTGGCGCTGGGTGTGGCCAAGCTGAAGGGCGGCAAGAAGCGCTGA
- a CDS encoding hemerythrin domain-containing protein translates to MPTTRPLALQVICDEHRALAAMLRSLPLLLAELRRRQAQPDFAALRAMLFYLDEFPERLHHPKESSLLFPKLRARAPEIRSVLDRLDEDHLRGERAIRDLEHALLAFEIMGESRREAFEQLCERYVHGYLQHMQVEETQVLPLALQHLSAQDWAELDEAFAGNRDPLAGHAVDAPYQALVQTVLRALPAPLGFGPAL, encoded by the coding sequence ATGCCCACGACCCGCCCGCTGGCCCTGCAGGTGATCTGCGACGAACATCGCGCCCTGGCTGCCATGCTGAGATCCCTGCCCTTGCTGTTGGCCGAGTTGCGCCGGCGCCAGGCGCAGCCTGACTTCGCCGCCCTACGCGCCATGCTGTTCTATCTGGACGAGTTTCCCGAGCGCTTGCACCACCCCAAGGAAAGCAGCCTGCTCTTCCCCAAGCTGCGCGCCCGGGCGCCCGAGATCCGCAGCGTGCTGGATCGGCTGGACGAAGACCATCTGCGCGGCGAACGTGCCATCCGCGATCTGGAGCATGCGCTGCTGGCCTTCGAGATCATGGGCGAGAGCCGGCGTGAGGCCTTCGAGCAGCTCTGCGAGCGCTATGTCCACGGCTATCTGCAGCACATGCAGGTGGAGGAAACACAGGTCCTGCCCCTGGCCTTGCAGCATCTGAGTGCGCAAGACTGGGCCGAGCTCGACGAGGCCTTTGCCGGCAACCGAGACCCGCTGGCCGGCCACGCGGTGGATGCGCCCTACCAGGCTCTGGTGCAGACGGTGCTGCGCGCCTTGCCAGCGCCGCTGGGTTTCGGGCCGGCCTTGTAG